One window of the Roseovarius sp. THAF9 genome contains the following:
- a CDS encoding acyltransferase family protein, with product MPPQISLTSVESPRSGGGWLQRSFGEYPPDSIAQITFTSGTEGTPKGIAISHRALSDTVSRLNDVMEVDETIREYIGVPVYYSFGFGRCRAVCRAGGAAYIPEKGFSLTDFAAMLRDGKVNALSAVPTLLRLVLRNPELFDQCGARLRWIEIGSQYMAPEEKAALCEIFPNARIVMHYGMTEASRTTFQIVSETTGEALGGVGHAYGEVELALAPDGRIRIRGPHVASYALEQGEQRDLTDMDGWYQSNDLGEFRDGQLWFLGRADDVINVSGVKVSSEAIEQKLHAVVPDPTRVAVTPFSDPLRGEKVLVATEPDAGLELETLKEIAETVLTDIHPALKGAVQVSEIDHIPRTQTNKVRRKALRETLMAASEDNAPASDMPPARVRAATRLDTVIALFERQFPRAKITPDTTLESVGGTSLDYVELSLALEQSLGHDPGDWHTATVRELAQAAGSDGWSLKFDQMAARAACAFLVVLAHVIGDTPESGLHLPGDHPMRLFNEFANYFKMPLFAFVSGWSFALLGTAAMRPANFAQSTFKTLIVPTVLSMLAFAGLVSAIGRSSGAHPPGLADVFLYPYEHFWFIQTLILLVVVVYAAMRLPERLRFIALSALVVLPIAMPWLFGTNILSINGILVLGPFYALGILLSDKIATLAQRPGLTLIVIGATSLAGIVFAYLVFDRTGGVLLMPHPAGFLIGLPLVFLCLLVSAYLPFVKRIAPYTFYIYLWHVFATSATRRALYSAGVEDLGIHIVAGLGAGIAVPVLACLALQRFGLFAVFSGRW from the coding sequence ATGCCGCCGCAGATCAGTTTGACCTCGGTTGAGTCACCCCGGTCGGGCGGTGGCTGGCTGCAGCGATCTTTTGGTGAGTACCCGCCTGACAGTATAGCGCAGATCACCTTTACGTCCGGGACAGAAGGCACGCCCAAGGGCATCGCAATCTCTCATCGGGCTTTGTCGGATACCGTCAGCCGACTGAACGACGTAATGGAAGTTGATGAAACCATCCGCGAGTATATCGGTGTCCCGGTCTACTACTCTTTCGGTTTTGGTCGCTGCCGCGCCGTGTGTCGCGCGGGCGGAGCGGCCTACATCCCAGAAAAGGGTTTCAGCCTGACCGACTTCGCAGCGATGCTGAGGGATGGGAAGGTCAATGCGCTGTCTGCGGTTCCAACCCTGCTGCGCCTCGTCCTGCGCAACCCGGAACTCTTCGATCAATGCGGCGCGCGGTTGCGCTGGATCGAAATTGGCAGTCAGTACATGGCGCCGGAAGAAAAGGCGGCCCTTTGCGAGATCTTCCCGAATGCTCGCATTGTCATGCATTACGGCATGACCGAGGCATCGCGCACCACGTTTCAGATCGTGTCCGAGACGACAGGCGAGGCTCTCGGCGGCGTTGGTCATGCCTACGGCGAGGTAGAGCTCGCGCTGGCGCCGGATGGCCGCATCCGGATCCGCGGACCCCACGTGGCCTCTTATGCCTTGGAACAAGGCGAACAGCGCGATTTGACGGATATGGACGGGTGGTATCAGTCAAACGATCTTGGCGAATTCCGGGATGGCCAGTTGTGGTTTCTGGGACGTGCCGATGACGTGATCAATGTGTCTGGCGTCAAAGTCTCGTCGGAAGCAATTGAGCAGAAGCTGCATGCCGTTGTTCCTGACCCGACCCGCGTCGCGGTCACACCTTTTTCCGATCCGTTGCGAGGCGAAAAGGTTCTGGTCGCAACCGAACCGGATGCGGGACTCGAGTTGGAGACACTGAAAGAGATCGCCGAAACAGTTCTGACAGACATCCATCCCGCGCTGAAAGGCGCGGTGCAGGTCAGCGAGATCGACCACATCCCCCGCACCCAAACCAACAAGGTTCGCCGTAAAGCTTTGCGCGAGACGCTCATGGCCGCGTCGGAAGACAATGCTCCTGCATCAGACATGCCCCCTGCCCGCGTCCGCGCGGCAACTCGTCTGGACACCGTCATCGCGTTGTTCGAGCGGCAGTTTCCCCGCGCGAAGATTACGCCGGACACGACACTGGAGTCGGTTGGCGGGACGTCCCTCGACTATGTCGAGTTGAGCCTCGCTCTGGAACAAAGTCTTGGCCACGATCCAGGCGATTGGCATACAGCGACAGTTCGTGAGCTTGCGCAGGCCGCAGGCTCTGACGGCTGGTCTCTGAAATTCGACCAGATGGCCGCGCGCGCCGCATGCGCGTTTCTTGTCGTGTTGGCGCATGTGATCGGTGACACGCCCGAGAGCGGATTGCACCTGCCGGGTGATCATCCGATGCGGCTCTTCAACGAGTTCGCCAACTATTTCAAGATGCCACTCTTCGCCTTTGTCTCCGGCTGGTCCTTCGCCCTTCTGGGAACAGCCGCAATGCGGCCAGCTAACTTCGCCCAGTCAACGTTCAAGACGCTCATCGTGCCCACGGTGCTGAGCATGCTGGCATTCGCGGGTCTGGTCAGTGCAATCGGCCGCAGTTCCGGCGCGCATCCTCCCGGACTGGCCGATGTATTCCTGTACCCCTACGAGCATTTCTGGTTCATCCAGACCCTGATCCTCCTCGTGGTTGTTGTCTATGCCGCGATGCGGCTTCCGGAGCGTCTGCGGTTTATCGCACTTTCTGCGCTCGTGGTGTTGCCAATCGCGATGCCGTGGCTTTTCGGGACCAATATCCTGTCGATTAACGGCATCCTGGTGTTGGGTCCATTCTATGCCTTGGGCATCCTGCTGAGCGACAAGATCGCGACCTTGGCGCAGCGGCCCGGGCTTACCCTGATCGTGATCGGCGCCACGTCGCTCGCAGGCATAGTCTTCGCCTATCTGGTGTTCGACCGGACCGGGGGCGTCCTGCTGATGCCACATCCCGCGGGTTTTCTGATTGGCCTGCCGCTTGTGTTCCTCTGCCTGCTCGTTTCGGCGTACCTGCCGTTTGTCAAACGCATAGCACCCTATACATTCTACATTTATCTCTGGCACGTCTTTGCAACCTCGGCGACCCGGCGCGCGCTCTACTCTGCCGGTGTGGAGGATCTGGGCATACACATAGTCGCGGGGCTGGGCGCAGGTATCGCCGTTCCGGTCCTTGCTTGCCTCGCTCTGCAAAGGTTCGGCCTCTTCGCTGTGTTTAGCGGAAGATGGTGA
- a CDS encoding Ig-like domain-containing protein, producing the protein MAISQATINNLFATDMSAQGNDDPAVSFGLSSISDFSGQMPFLDITKVMRTWIGHEPGRWGGWGESDLEAGGYLDENGWPTAIPDELDRIGSAWDMSGAMADDAGGTYVLQYEGEGTINISGANVISQENGQITFDFNGGTLLMDILETDPNNTGDYIRDISIVREEHLELFEAGAMFNPDWLALFADSREFRFMDWMETNNSHRVTWDDQTALNNYTWSGDAPVEVMVRLANEAGVDPWFNIPHMADDDYVRRFAEYVRDNLDPDLTARVEYSNETWNWAFEQAGWLRDQAAAEWGDTSYLGYQNYHIMRATEVGRIWEDVFAENSDAPTLVNVLGAQQDNPWLADQILSGSGWQANDPAGFIDPATVFEELAATTYFGVGVVVDDSTRTQLINAIQDPNIDANEWLTAYLRDTSIPNVISSLREMESIAENYGMGLVAYEGGQHVHHSFAVSGLSQAQIETLTQFFTDYVRGPEMAALYQQLWDGWTEVSDGAFMQFVDVEPASQWGSWGLLDSLNDTNPRADYIFDQMENASTWWGASANPAYLQGVTETGTSGDDIIVGTDAEDFLAGGAGDDGFMVGDGDDGVNGGDGQDTLLLRGAPENYAITASGDGYIISGFSGQKYVINIEEFVFENGDVLSLDQMLNAPGNPVDPVDPVDPVDPVDPVDPVEPPANGAPAARDDAAAVVEGNTVLIDVLADDSDPDGDALVIDSVGAAANGQVLIDNGQVRYTPDDGFTGTDTFTYTIADPSGAESTASVTVNVREDLTPVEPAPTPVSDVRSYVVGNSLVNHEWGQGTDLTSTPYWLARLAAQDGNTYAMSGMYSFLRDFENSGPEANWTFDGVTSAWSPDSDISFADADFTSVQINPLNYVQWRGPTESYWDGNGSPVQSTLDIIDYVTAAEPGVEILIYQGWADMGPFVSGSFPPSAQELADYYAYNLGEYNDWYTEYMSALQAARPDVEIKMIPVATVLSTLLTQSPLNQLSPTDLYEDDAPHGTPTKYFLASLVTYVDTFGSLPPADYNIPADVHPLVRANYADIVTAIGNEMGIDGGAGTGVLQGDGGNDTLNGNDADEVLQGEGGNDTLNGNGGNDSLLGGTGFDSIFGGDGNDTLFGENQADFLSGGNDQDHLDGGDGADQIHGDAGNDTLLGGLGSDRLFGGDGDDWIDAGFNFGASVDGVEGGAGNDTIFGGDGFDLLQGGTGDDEIHGGAQADNIYGEDGNDTLNGEAGFDRLFGGAGDDLLEDYEGFGGQFGGSGNDTMRGGDDSTTFFGQTGDDLIEAGGGDDRIGANAGFDTIDGGAGNDLMFGDFNADTFVFQDGHGVDTVGDFDALNALEKIDLQAVTSITSLADLNLGSTTSGAATQAGANVEIDTGNGNLIILNNVSLSDLDASDFIF; encoded by the coding sequence ATGGCGATCTCGCAAGCGACGATCAACAACCTTTTTGCCACGGACATGTCGGCACAAGGTAACGACGATCCGGCCGTTTCTTTCGGTCTGTCCAGTATCTCCGATTTTTCGGGACAGATGCCGTTCTTGGATATCACCAAAGTGATGCGGACGTGGATCGGCCATGAGCCAGGCCGCTGGGGCGGCTGGGGGGAAAGCGACCTCGAGGCAGGGGGCTACCTGGACGAGAACGGCTGGCCCACCGCCATTCCTGACGAACTCGACCGGATCGGGTCCGCTTGGGATATGAGCGGAGCGATGGCCGATGACGCAGGCGGCACCTACGTTCTTCAGTATGAGGGCGAAGGCACCATCAATATTAGCGGTGCCAACGTGATCAGCCAGGAAAACGGCCAGATCACGTTCGATTTCAACGGCGGCACGCTGTTGATGGATATCCTTGAAACAGATCCGAACAACACCGGCGACTATATCCGCGACATCTCGATTGTCCGCGAAGAACATCTTGAGCTCTTCGAAGCTGGCGCGATGTTCAACCCGGACTGGCTGGCTCTTTTTGCTGACTCGCGTGAATTCCGATTCATGGACTGGATGGAAACGAACAATTCCCACAGGGTGACTTGGGACGATCAGACCGCACTGAACAACTACACATGGTCCGGTGATGCTCCCGTTGAAGTCATGGTTCGACTTGCGAACGAGGCCGGTGTTGATCCGTGGTTCAACATTCCGCACATGGCCGATGACGATTATGTGCGTCGATTTGCCGAATACGTACGGGACAATCTCGATCCGGACCTTACAGCGAGAGTCGAGTATTCGAACGAAACATGGAATTGGGCCTTCGAGCAGGCCGGATGGCTGCGCGATCAGGCTGCGGCGGAGTGGGGCGACACATCCTATCTCGGCTATCAGAATTATCATATCATGCGCGCGACCGAGGTCGGTCGGATCTGGGAAGACGTGTTTGCGGAAAACTCCGACGCGCCGACGCTTGTAAACGTGCTTGGTGCACAGCAAGACAACCCTTGGTTGGCGGATCAGATCCTGTCCGGTTCAGGCTGGCAGGCGAATGATCCGGCAGGCTTCATCGACCCGGCAACCGTTTTCGAGGAACTTGCCGCCACGACCTATTTTGGTGTCGGTGTCGTGGTCGACGACTCGACGCGTACACAATTGATCAATGCGATCCAGGATCCCAATATCGACGCAAACGAGTGGCTTACCGCCTATCTCAGGGATACGTCAATTCCCAACGTGATCTCTTCGCTGCGCGAGATGGAATCGATCGCAGAGAATTACGGAATGGGGCTCGTCGCATATGAAGGCGGCCAGCATGTGCATCACAGTTTTGCTGTAAGCGGCCTTTCACAAGCTCAGATCGAGACCCTGACCCAGTTCTTCACAGACTACGTGCGCGGGCCGGAGATGGCGGCGCTTTATCAACAGTTGTGGGATGGATGGACCGAGGTCTCAGACGGCGCCTTCATGCAGTTCGTTGACGTAGAGCCGGCATCGCAATGGGGCTCCTGGGGGCTTCTCGACAGTCTCAACGACACCAATCCGCGAGCGGACTACATTTTCGACCAAATGGAAAACGCCTCGACTTGGTGGGGCGCCAGCGCAAACCCGGCCTATCTTCAGGGTGTCACGGAAACCGGTACATCTGGTGACGACATCATCGTGGGTACGGATGCGGAAGACTTCCTTGCCGGCGGCGCAGGCGACGATGGGTTCATGGTCGGAGACGGCGATGACGGCGTCAACGGCGGAGACGGTCAAGATACATTGCTGCTGCGCGGCGCGCCCGAGAACTATGCCATCACGGCGTCGGGCGACGGATATATCATTTCCGGATTCAGTGGTCAGAAATACGTAATCAATATCGAGGAGTTCGTGTTTGAGAACGGCGACGTCCTGTCGCTCGACCAGATGCTCAACGCGCCGGGAAATCCTGTCGACCCTGTCGACCCTGTGGATCCCGTGGACCCAGTCGATCCCGTCGATCCCGTGGAACCGCCGGCCAATGGTGCTCCTGCGGCACGGGACGATGCTGCCGCGGTGGTTGAAGGCAACACCGTTCTGATCGACGTTCTTGCCGACGACAGCGATCCCGATGGCGACGCACTTGTCATTGACAGCGTTGGAGCAGCCGCTAACGGACAGGTTCTTATTGATAATGGTCAGGTCCGATACACCCCCGATGATGGTTTTACCGGGACTGATACGTTTACCTATACCATCGCCGACCCGAGCGGCGCCGAATCCACTGCCAGCGTGACGGTGAACGTGAGAGAGGATTTGACACCGGTAGAACCTGCTCCGACGCCAGTTTCGGATGTGCGCAGTTACGTGGTTGGCAACAGCTTGGTGAACCACGAATGGGGTCAAGGCACGGACCTGACCTCGACCCCCTATTGGCTCGCGCGTCTTGCCGCGCAAGATGGCAATACCTACGCGATGTCGGGTATGTATAGTTTCCTTCGCGACTTCGAGAATTCTGGCCCTGAGGCCAACTGGACTTTCGACGGCGTGACCAGCGCCTGGAGCCCGGACAGCGACATCAGCTTTGCGGACGCGGATTTCACGTCCGTCCAGATCAATCCTCTGAACTATGTCCAGTGGCGCGGGCCGACCGAGTCCTACTGGGATGGTAACGGCTCGCCCGTGCAATCCACGCTCGATATAATCGACTACGTGACCGCGGCCGAACCGGGAGTCGAGATCCTGATCTATCAGGGCTGGGCAGACATGGGCCCATTCGTTTCCGGATCTTTTCCGCCTTCCGCGCAGGAGCTCGCAGACTATTACGCCTATAACCTGGGCGAGTATAACGACTGGTACACAGAGTATATGAGCGCGTTGCAGGCGGCCCGGCCGGATGTCGAGATCAAGATGATCCCGGTCGCAACGGTTCTGTCCACGCTGCTTACCCAAAGTCCCCTCAACCAGCTGTCGCCCACTGACCTCTACGAGGATGACGCCCCGCACGGAACGCCGACGAAATACTTCCTGGCGAGCCTGGTGACGTATGTCGACACGTTCGGTTCGCTGCCACCGGCTGATTACAACATCCCTGCGGATGTGCACCCGCTGGTGCGCGCGAATTACGCTGACATCGTCACGGCGATCGGCAACGAGATGGGAATCGACGGCGGCGCAGGCACCGGCGTTCTGCAGGGTGACGGCGGCAATGATACGCTCAACGGCAATGACGCCGACGAGGTTCTGCAGGGGGAAGGCGGCAATGATACGCTCAACGGCAATGGCGGCAACGACAGCCTGCTGGGCGGCACCGGGTTCGACTCGATTTTCGGCGGCGACGGCAACGATACGCTTTTTGGCGAAAATCAGGCCGACTTCCTGAGCGGTGGCAACGACCAGGACCACCTTGATGGCGGCGACGGCGCAGACCAGATCCATGGTGACGCAGGCAACGACACGCTGCTTGGCGGGTTGGGCTCGGACCGTCTCTTTGGCGGGGACGGCGACGACTGGATCGACGCAGGCTTCAACTTCGGCGCGTCGGTGGACGGTGTCGAAGGCGGCGCTGGCAACGACACGATCTTTGGCGGCGACGGCTTTGACCTGCTGCAGGGCGGCACCGGCGATGACGAGATCCATGGCGGCGCCCAGGCCGACAACATTTACGGCGAAGACGGCAACGACACGCTGAACGGCGAAGCCGGCTTTGACCGGCTGTTCGGCGGCGCCGGGGACGATCTGCTGGAAGACTACGAAGGCTTCGGCGGCCAGTTCGGCGGCTCGGGCAACGATACGATGCGCGGTGGCGATGACAGTACCACCTTCTTCGGCCAGACCGGCGATGACCTGATCGAGGCCGGCGGCGGCGACGATCGCATCGGCGCGAATGCCGGCTTTGACACGATCGACGGCGGCGCGGGCAACGACCTGATGTTCGGGGATTTCAACGCCGACACCTTCGTCTTCCAGGACGGCCACGGTGTGGACACGGTGGGCGATTTCGACGCACTCAACGCTCTGGAAAAGATCGACCTTCAGGCGGTCACCTCGATCACGTCGCTGGCGGATCTGAACTTGGGTTCGACCACAAGCGGCGCGGCCACGCAAGCGGGCGCCAATGTTGAAATCGATACCGGAAACGGCAACCTGATCATCCTCAACAACGTGTCCCTCAGCGACCTGGATGCCAGCGACTTCATCTTCTGA
- a CDS encoding 2OG-Fe(II) oxygenase — MGNPSELVSILFGDCPLKAEHYDMAILNLDPETLLISTDAARNAAKPHAEIYQNREPYPYGGFDDFLPPEILDRVLEEMSQLPDAETSFDRAQEKLKTSYQPERLPPYTRALFYALNSRPVLAFLEELTGIRGLIPDPYFMGGGIHRVANGGHLDIHADFNHHKLMNLERRLNILIYLNKNWKEEYGGSFEIWNKDMTEKVEGFVPVFNRMCCFNTSSDSWHGNPETVNHPNGEARMSIALYYYTATWDSTRKGHTTLFKPRPGTADQPDRVIARREWLQDVLPPFIHRKIGHRLQRFGF; from the coding sequence TTGGGCAACCCTTCGGAACTGGTTAGTATTCTTTTTGGAGACTGTCCGTTAAAAGCGGAGCATTACGATATGGCAATTCTTAATCTCGATCCCGAAACCCTTTTGATATCAACCGATGCCGCGCGGAATGCGGCGAAGCCGCATGCTGAAATCTATCAAAACAGAGAACCCTACCCATATGGTGGGTTCGACGATTTCCTGCCGCCTGAAATACTCGACCGCGTGCTCGAAGAGATGTCGCAACTACCCGACGCGGAAACCAGCTTTGATAGGGCGCAGGAGAAGCTCAAGACAAGCTATCAGCCCGAGCGCCTTCCACCCTACACCCGCGCGCTCTTCTATGCGCTCAACTCCCGCCCGGTCCTTGCGTTTCTCGAGGAGCTGACGGGCATCCGCGGACTTATTCCCGATCCGTATTTCATGGGCGGCGGGATCCACCGCGTCGCAAATGGTGGGCATCTTGATATTCACGCGGACTTCAATCACCACAAGCTCATGAATTTGGAGCGGCGGCTGAATATCCTGATCTATCTGAACAAGAACTGGAAAGAAGAGTACGGCGGCTCGTTCGAGATCTGGAACAAGGACATGACGGAAAAGGTCGAAGGCTTCGTTCCGGTTTTCAATCGCATGTGCTGCTTCAACACCAGTTCCGACAGTTGGCATGGCAATCCCGAAACGGTCAACCACCCCAACGGCGAGGCCCGCATGTCGATCGCGCTTTATTACTATACCGCGACTTGGGACAGTACGCGCAAGGGACACACAACCTTGTTTAAACCCCGTCCTGGAACCGCCGACCAACCCGATCGGGTCATCGCGCGCCGAGAGTGGCTTCAGGATGTTTTGCCACCGTTCATCCACCGCAAAATAGGCCATCGTCTGCAGCGCTTCGGTTTCTGA
- a CDS encoding T9SS C-terminal target domain-containing protein, translating to MKVVLLLVIAVATSVLGAGYFTDRLPLTAENGARSSDVVLANLLSGNTTPKTHVRSFIIGNSLVNHEAGRGSDLTSVPYWLARLARQDGNTYAMAGTYTLLREFKDKGPESTWSFNGVTSAWNSDGGVSFGDADFTSVQINPLNYVQWRGPTEPYWDDNGTPVGATLEVIDVVTAAEPGIEVLIYEGWADMGPFVSGDFPPSPRAFAKYHAYNLGEYHEWYLEYVRELQAARPDVDIRLIPVSSALSTLLTQSPLNQLSPTDLYEDDAPHGTPTKYFLASLVTYVGTYGKLPPTDFAVPPSVHPLVRSNYAEIVAALGG from the coding sequence ATGAAAGTCGTTCTTTTGCTAGTGATTGCGGTCGCAACCTCCGTTCTGGGGGCCGGGTATTTTACGGATCGTTTACCCCTTACGGCGGAGAACGGCGCGCGCTCAAGCGATGTCGTGTTGGCCAACCTGCTGTCGGGCAATACCACGCCAAAGACGCATGTGCGCAGCTTCATAATCGGCAACAGCTTGGTGAACCATGAGGCGGGCCGGGGTTCGGACCTGACCTCGGTGCCCTACTGGCTCGCGCGGCTTGCCCGGCAGGATGGCAACACCTATGCGATGGCCGGCACCTACACATTGCTCCGCGAATTCAAAGATAAGGGGCCGGAATCAACCTGGTCCTTCAACGGCGTGACCAGTGCCTGGAATTCTGATGGCGGGGTCAGCTTTGGCGATGCGGATTTCACCTCGGTCCAGATCAACCCGCTCAACTATGTTCAGTGGCGCGGACCGACCGAGCCCTACTGGGACGACAACGGAACGCCAGTTGGCGCTACTCTTGAGGTGATCGACGTTGTGACGGCGGCGGAACCGGGGATCGAGGTGCTGATCTACGAGGGCTGGGCGGATATGGGGCCGTTCGTTTCGGGCGACTTTCCACCGTCGCCAAGGGCGTTCGCCAAGTATCATGCCTACAATCTCGGCGAATACCATGAATGGTATCTCGAGTATGTTCGCGAACTGCAAGCCGCCCGGCCGGATGTCGATATCCGGTTGATTCCGGTCTCATCGGCCCTGTCCACCTTGCTGACCCAAAGCCCGCTCAACCAGTTGTCGCCAACCGACCTCTATGAGGATGACGCCCCACACGGAACGCCGACAAAATACTTCCTCGCGAGCCTCGTGACCTATGTCGGCACCTATGGCAAGCTGCCTCCCACGGATTTTGCCGTGCCGCCAAGCGTGCATCCACTTGTACGGTCAAACTATGCCGAAATAGTCGCGGCCCTTGGAGGCTGA
- a CDS encoding LacI family DNA-binding transcriptional regulator — MTSHDTRPLTLRDVSEASGVSEMTVSRVLRNRGDVSDATRKRVLEAARALGYVPNKIAGALASQRVNLVAVVIPSMSNMVFPDVMTGISEALDETELQPVVGVTGYRPEKEEKVLYEMLSWRPSGVIIAGMEHSDAARAMLRASGIPVVEIMDVDGTAIDSVVGISHRRAGSQMAQAIIKAGYRRIAFLGTKMPLDHRARKRFEGFTETLAKAGIEIEDREFYSGGSALKKGREMTRDVLARSPDLDFIYYSNDLIGAGGLLYLTEQGIDIPGQMGLAGFNGVDLIKGLPRELATMESCRQEIGRRAAELIVARASGTDSPGVPSRIVLEPTLTYGDTLRRH, encoded by the coding sequence ATGACATCACACGACACCCGCCCCCTGACCCTGCGCGACGTCTCCGAGGCTTCGGGCGTGTCGGAAATGACGGTCAGCCGCGTTCTGCGCAACCGCGGCGACGTGTCGGACGCCACACGCAAGCGCGTGCTGGAGGCGGCGCGCGCCCTTGGCTACGTCCCCAACAAAATCGCCGGCGCGCTGGCCAGCCAGCGGGTCAACCTCGTCGCGGTCGTCATCCCCTCGATGTCCAACATGGTTTTTCCCGATGTCATGACAGGCATCTCCGAGGCGCTCGACGAGACCGAGCTTCAGCCCGTTGTCGGCGTCACCGGCTACCGGCCGGAGAAAGAAGAGAAAGTCCTCTACGAAATGCTCTCCTGGCGCCCCTCGGGCGTGATCATCGCAGGGATGGAGCATTCCGACGCGGCGCGCGCCATGCTCCGCGCCTCGGGCATCCCGGTGGTCGAGATCATGGATGTGGACGGCACCGCGATCGACTCGGTGGTCGGCATATCGCACCGCCGTGCCGGGTCGCAGATGGCACAGGCGATCATCAAGGCCGGGTACCGGCGCATCGCCTTTCTCGGCACCAAGATGCCGCTCGACCACCGCGCCCGCAAGCGCTTCGAGGGCTTCACCGAAACCCTCGCAAAGGCCGGGATCGAAATCGAGGACCGCGAATTCTACTCCGGTGGGTCGGCCCTGAAGAAGGGCCGCGAGATGACCCGCGACGTGCTGGCCCGCAGCCCGGACCTCGACTTCATCTACTATTCCAACGACCTGATCGGCGCGGGCGGCCTGCTCTATCTGACCGAGCAGGGCATCGACATTCCCGGCCAGATGGGCCTTGCCGGTTTCAACGGCGTCGACCTGATCAAGGGCCTGCCGCGCGAACTGGCGACGATGGAGTCCTGCCGGCAGGAAATCGGCCGCCGCGCCGCCGAACTCATTGTCGCCCGCGCCTCCGGCACAGATAGCCCGGGCGTACCGTCGCGGATCGTGCTGGAGCCGACGCTCACTTACGGCGATACCCTGCGCCGCCATTAG
- a CDS encoding NAD(P)-dependent oxidoreductase, which produces MKTGFIGLGNVGGKLAGSLLRNGVDLTVHDLDPDLVAGFTARGAQAAESPAQMMQDCDAVITCLPSPAASDAVLRQMLPHMGPGKIWMEMSTTDEAEVKRLGSQVIAAGGAAVDCPVSGGCHRADTGNISIFAGCDRATFDRILPLLKTMGRRILHTGDLGSASVLKVMTNYLATANLLTLCEALVTMKGAGMDLATTYQAIAISSGTSFVHETESQVILNGSRDINFTMDLVKKDIGLFQAIADRAGVPLEISPLMISILEDGIRRYGLRAQSDDIIRRLEEATGLDITAPGFPAEMVDDEPEETGYEVYAPGRIS; this is translated from the coding sequence ATGAAAACCGGCTTTATCGGGCTCGGCAATGTCGGCGGCAAGCTCGCGGGCTCGCTCCTGCGCAACGGCGTCGACCTGACCGTGCATGACCTCGACCCCGACCTCGTTGCCGGCTTCACCGCGCGTGGCGCACAGGCCGCCGAAAGCCCGGCGCAGATGATGCAAGACTGCGATGCCGTCATCACCTGCCTGCCCTCGCCCGCCGCCTCGGACGCGGTGCTGCGCCAGATGCTGCCCCATATGGGCCCCGGCAAGATCTGGATGGAGATGTCCACCACGGACGAGGCCGAGGTCAAACGTCTCGGCAGCCAGGTCATCGCCGCGGGCGGCGCGGCCGTCGACTGCCCCGTCTCGGGCGGCTGCCACCGGGCCGATACCGGCAATATCTCGATCTTCGCGGGGTGCGACCGCGCCACGTTCGACCGCATCCTGCCACTGCTGAAAACCATGGGCCGCCGCATTCTGCATACCGGCGATCTGGGCAGCGCGTCGGTGCTGAAGGTCATGACCAATTACCTGGCCACCGCCAACCTTCTGACCTTGTGCGAGGCGCTGGTGACCATGAAAGGCGCCGGCATGGACCTTGCCACCACGTATCAGGCCATCGCCATCAGCTCCGGCACCTCCTTCGTGCACGAAACCGAAAGCCAGGTCATCCTTAACGGGTCCCGCGACATCAACTTCACCATGGATCTCGTGAAAAAGGATATCGGCCTGTTTCAGGCGATTGCCGACCGTGCCGGTGTGCCGCTGGAAATCTCGCCCTTGATGATCTCTATCCTCGAGGACGGCATCCGCCGCTACGGATTGCGGGCGCAGTCCGATGACATTATCCGCCGGCTGGAAGAGGCCACGGGCCTCGACATCACCGCGCCAGGCTTCCCCGCCGAAATGGTCGATGACGAACCCGAAGAAACTGGCTACGAAGTGTATGCCCCCGGCCGGATCAGCTAA